The DNA window ACGGGCACCGTGAACTCGGTGAAGCCGCCGGTGGCCGAGCCGACCACGGTGGAACCGTTGAGCGCCTCGGCCACGACGCTGTGCCCGCTGACGTCCCCACGGGTGAAGACCCGGACGCGGAGCGTGTTGTCGGCAAGGTTCGGATAGAGGTCGACACTGCTGATCGAGGCCGCCGGCACCGGTTCCAGCCACACCGTCTGCCAGATGCCCGAGCTCGGCGTGTAGAAGATGCCGCCGGGCTGCTTGGTCTGCTTGCCGATCGGCGGCAGACTGCCGTTCTGCCGGCTGTCGGTCGGATCCCACACCTTGACCACGATCTCGTTGGCGCCGCCGCGCAGGTGCGGGGTGACGTCGAAGGTGAACGCGTCGTAGCCGCCGGTGTGCCCGCCGACGGCGGTGCCGTTGACCCAGACGGTGGTCTGCCAGTCGACGGCGCCGAAGTGCAGCAGGACGCGACGCCCGCTCCAGTTCGTCGGCACCGTGACGGTACGGCGGTAGAACAGGTAGTTGCGGTTGTCGCCGGCCGCCCGCCGCACCCCGGACAGCGCGCTCTCCACCGGGAACGGCACGTTGATCCGCTCGGGCAGGTCGGTGTCGAACTGGGGGGCGTCGTCGGAGGCGGACTGGCGTAGCTGCCACTCGCCGTTGAGGTTGAGCCAGTCCGGGCGGGTCATCTGTGGTCTCGGATAGTCCGGCAGTGGCGTGCCGTTGAGCGCCTGAGCGGTCCAGGGGGTGGTCAGCGGTGGATTCTTCGCCGGCACGGCGCGCGCCGGTGCGGCCGGCGCGGTGAGCAGGCCGGCGATCAGGGCGAGGACAGCCAGCAGGGGTGCGGCGAGGCGGACGGGATCGGGACGTGTCATGCCGTCTCCATCGGACGGGCCGTCAGGGCCGAGCTGCGCCACTGGCGGCTGGCGGTGGGTGTCGGGGCGGCCGGTCGGTCCGGTCCGGGCCCGGATGTCGGTGGGATTTCCGGGAGCGATCGTCGCGGTGGCCGGCATCGACGACATCGAGGAGGTCGCTTCAGTAACCCCACCTTGACCAGCATTGCCCCGGACAAGCGGGAGACCGGCCGGCTGGCGGTCCGGCGATTGGTGGCCCGGATCGAGGGCGACGGTGGTCCGCCGATGCATGCGCAACCCGCGTTCCATCTGGTCGAGCGGGAGAGCACCGGCCCCGCCCGATAGGAGAGCGGGTCCCTGCCGGGCAGCAGGGACCCGCTCCGCGAATCAGCCCAGTCGCCAGATCTGGTTCGACTGGTTCGCGCCACAGGTCCAAATGATCAGCTCGGTGCCGTTGGCGGTGCCCCAGCCGTCCGCGTCCAGACACTTGCCCGACTGCGGGTTGAGCAGGGTGCCGTTGCTCTGCTGAACCCAGCGCTGGGCGCCGCTGCCGGCGATGCAGGTCCAGAGCCACACCTCGCTGCCGTTGGCGGTGCCGTTGCCGCGCACGTCGAGGCACTTGCCGGACTGGGGATTGACGAACGTGTCGCCGGATCGGCGCCACTGTTGCGGCGCACCGCCCCAGCAGTCCCAGAGGATGACGTTGGTGCCGTCGGCGGTGCCGCCCCCGGCCACGTCGACACAGCGGTTGCTGCCCTGCCCGCGGATCACGGTGCTCGTGGCGGTGGCGCCGCCGACGTAGATCGACTTGCGGATCTCAGTGAGGAACCGGCTGCGGATGGTGGGGTCGGCCTGGATGCGCGAGTCGCCCCAGTAGCCGTTGGCGCAGCCGGGCTGGCCGGCCGGCGCGCCGTTGCACTGCCACTGCGTCTGGGCGTCCCAGTTCGTGTTGATGTATGCGACGGCCCGGATGACGTCGGTGTTGGCGTTGACGTAGCCGAAGAAGTCGGCGTACCAGGTGTCCCAGAGCGCCGTCGCGCTGATCGGCTGCGGATTCTTCGCGAAGATGCAGCTGGAGGTCTTGGCGCCGGTGCTGAAGCCCTGCGGCGCGGCCTCGGCGATCATGACCGGTTTGCCGTGCCCGCGGGCGAAGTTCAGCGCCCGGTCCTGCAACGCCCTCGGCGAGGTGTTCGGGGCGCGGCAGGACCACTGGTAGCGCTGGTAGGTGGCGCCGTAGAACGCGGACAGCCCGACCCAGTCGACGTACTGGTCGCCGGGGTACCAGGCATCGAAGTGGTTGGCGGCGGTGACGACGTAGTTCCACTCCGGGTGGTCGGTGTGCTCGTCGATCGGCCAACCGGCGGACTGCCAGACGGTGGCGACCCGGCTCGCGCCGAGCGCGTCGATGCGACCCTTGACGAAGCGGAACGCCTCCTTGTAGTAGTCGGCGTTGTAGCAGTTCCACGGCCCGTCGTACTCGTAGCCGATGCGCAGGAACACCTCTCGTCCGGTGTTCCTGAGCCAGGTGACCATCTCGTCGACCTTCTGCCGGTAACCGGCGGTCAGGTTGACCACGTCGGCGTCCGGGCGACCGATGATGGCGCGCAGGGGCTGGTTGTTGCACCCCGTGCTGGCGTCGGACAGGTAGAGGCCGACGGCGAGCGCCGCGTCCGGGTACTGCGCGAGCGTGGCCGGGAAGTCGACAGTGCCCGAGCCCCAGTTGACCGGGCCGTAGAAACCGGCGAGCGGCGGTGGGTCCCCGCCCAGCAGCAGGTTGGTGTAAAGGGTCACCCCGCCGGGGCGCGGTGCGGTCGGATCGGTGTCCAGGACGTCGCGCTTGTAGTCGGTCAACGTGCTTGAGTCCTGCCCCATGAACAGGCGGACCTTCCCGTCGGCGGGAAGGTTTCGGCCGCTGACCGCGGCGCTCGCGGGGGGCGCGGGAATCAGACCACCGATGCTCGCGGTCGTCGCGAGGACGAGGGCGAGCGCGGCGCGTATCAGGGTACGGGACCGGCGTGCGCCGCCGGTCGAGCGGATGGTCCGCATCGAAGCTCCCTGGTTCGGAGGTGGTGGGGGGGTGCCGGCCCTTCGCCGGGACGATCCGGCGTGGGGACGACGGCCGGAACGTAACGACGTTTCGATCGAAAGTCCCGTAGTTTCGAAACACGCCGGCAACAATCGATTATCGAAAAACGTCGACGTCGCGGCGGCCGGCTGCCTAGCGTTCGCCCATGTCACGTACCCGTCCCCTGGCGATGCTCGCGGCCCTGCTGATGGTCGTCGGCGTCGTCACCGTGTTATCCACATCCACCCCCGCGTCGGCCGCGACCTTTCTCCCGGCCGACGGCGGCCGACTGTTGTTCGTCGGCCAGTCCACCGCCGCCGCCTGGAACGACTACACCTCGTTCGCCGCACCGCCGTCCGGCGGCTCGGTGTACTACGAGGTGAGGTCCGGCACCTGGGTCAACCCCGGCCACCGCGACCACGCCACCCAACTCGCTCAGCAGGGCCGGATGGTCCAGGTGGGCATCTCCTGGAAGGACAACCCGCCCGGCTACACCGGCGGCGACGAGAACGCCAAGGCGGCCCGCTCGCGCGCGGTGACCCAGGAGATCGCCGACGGGCGTCACGACGCGCAGTTCGGCAACCTGATCGCCTTCGTCAATCAGTATCCCGCGGCGAAGTTCTTCCTCCGCGTCGACTACGAGGTGTCGTCGTTCTACCACTGCACCGACGCCTCGTGCGCGTCCTACCGGAACGCGTTCGCGAAGGTGCGCTCGTTGATCAACGCCGCCAAGCGGCAGGACAATGTCACCTACGTGTTCCACCCGGTGCGGGGCGAGTTCGAGAAGCTCTACCCGGGTGACGCGGTCACCGACTGGATCGGCGTCTCGGTCTTCGCCCACGAGCTGTGCCTGCCGATCTACGACAATGGCTACCTCTACAACGGCACCCCACCGCAGAACTACGACACGGCGGCCTCGCAGTGCCGCAATGCCTACGTCGGTACGGACGCGGCCGGCAATCCGGCAGCGGTGTGGCGCAACTGGGACCACGACGCGAACGTGTTGAAGATGATGAAGTTCGCCAAGGACCACGGCAAGCCGATGATCGTCTCGGAGGCCGGGATGATGAACTTCACCGACAACGGCGCCGACACCGTCGGCCTGGAACCGCAGCGTGGTGACCTGTGGGTTCGGCGGCTGTTCTCGCTGATGGACTACGTGGGTCCGATCCCGAACATGTCAGGCAGCTACGACCTGCGCGGCGTGATCCGCGCCGCGGTCTACATCAACCTCGACTTCCGCTACGGCTGGGACGGCGTCAACGACGGATCCTTCGACTTTCCGGTCAACTCGACCTGGTTCGTCGACGGCCGGCTGTCCCGTTACGCGGAGGCGCGCGCCTCGTTCTGCCGAGGGCTGACCGAGCGCAACTTCGTCACCCGTTGCACCGGCAGCACCGACCGGGCGATCGTCGGCGCCGGCAGCGGGCGCTGCGTCGACGTGGCCGGCGGCGGCACGGCGGACGGTACCGCTGTGCAGTTGTGGGACTGCCTGGGCAACGGCGCCCAGCGCTGGCGCCGGGCCGGTGACACCTTCGTCAACACCGGATCCGGCAAGTGCCTCGACGTCCGCGGAGTCGGTACCGCCGACGGCAGTCAGGTGTGGCTGTGGACCTGCATCGCCGGCAGCGCCGCCCAACGATGGCTGGTCAACTCCGACGGCACCCTGGTCAACCCGAACTCCCGCAAGTGTCTCGACGCGGCCGGGTGGGGTACCGCCAACGGCACCCGGTTGCAGATCTGGGCCTGCGGTACGAACCAGTCCAATCAGCGGTGGCAGGTGATCTGACGGTGTGGACCGGGCCGCCGGGCGCGAGCCGGTGGCCCGGGTCAGGTCGGTGGCGGGGGAGCGGTGCTCTCCCGCTGGACCAGAGTCGTGGCCAGCTCGATGCGATGGGTGTCGAGTCGCTGGCCACCGATGATCCGCAGCAGCGTCCGGGCGGCGGTGACGCCCATCGCCCGCAGTGGCTGGCGCACGGTCGTCAACGGGGGAGCGGTCCACTGGGCGAAGTTCAGGTCGTCGAAGCCCACCACGCTGACGTCGTGCGGGATGCTGCGCCCGATCTGTCGCACCGCCTCGTAGACGCCGGTGGCCTGCTGGTCGCTGCCGGCGAAGATGGCGGTCGGCGGCTCCGGCAGGGCGAGCAGGCGCTGGGCGGCGGCCAAACCACCGGTGTGGTGGAAGTCGCCGTAGCGCACCAGCTCACGGCACACGGGCAGGCCCGACGCCTCCAACGCGGCCCGGTAGCCGGCCACCCGGGCCCGGGTGCACAACATCTGCTCCGGACCGCCGATCACGCCGATCCGGCGATGACCCAGAGCGAGGAGATGCTCGGTGGCGGCGTAGCCGCCGCCGAAGTTGGTGGCGCCGATCGAGGGCACCTCCGGCGGCGGCAGGCTCACCCCGTCGACCACGACGAACGGCAGCGTCCGCCGGGCCAGCTCGGCCCGCTGTTCCTCGGCCAGTTCCGAGAGCACCAGGATCGCACCCTGCGAGCCCCGGGAGATCAGCGAGTCCAGCCAGCGGCGGGTCAGGCTGGCCCGGTTGTGCACGGCCGAGACGACGAGACTCATGTTGACCTCCTCGGCCACCTCCTCCACCCCGGTCAGGATCTCCAGCGCCCATGCGCTGTCCAACTCGTTGATCACCAGATCGAGGAGATCCCCTCGCCGGCTGGTCCGCCGCGGCACCCGGGGTCGCTGGTAGCCGTGCAGGGTGAGCAGCCGCTCCACGTGCGCCCGGGTCGTCGGTGCGACGTCGCTGTGCCCGTTGAGCACCTTGGAGACGGTGGGCACCGAGACGTTCGCCTCGCGCGCGATCGTCGCCAGCGTGCACCGGGATGCCGGAGCAGCCGATGTGCCTCCCACGGTGCCTCCCTCGCGCCGCGGTCCCCGATGGTGCACCGCGCCCGGCCAGTCTGCCCCCGCCGAGGTCACAGTTTCCAACATGTTTCGAAACTTGTTGGTCGATGTTTCGACCCGCCCTACGTTGTGTCGCACCGCATCGGTGCCGTCGCCGCCCGTCTGGCGACGGCACGACCGGACCGATGGCGCTCGCCGCGGGTCGGTGCCGGGCGGACCCCACCAGAAGTGTGTTCCGGGCCGGCTGGCCCGATCATGGAGGAGGCAACGATGGCGCCTTGGCGCACCCCGCCCCGTCGCAGAGCCGCGGGCATGAGATTGGCCGCCGGGCTGACCGCCGCCGCGCTCGCCGTGACCGCGAGCGGCTGCGGTGGCGGCGACGGCGGCTCGGGTGGCAAGACCACCCTCACCGTCGCGGTGTTCAGCGACTTCGGGTACGATCCCCTGGTCAAGGAATACATGACCGCGCACCCCGACATCGAGGTGAAGATCCGCAAGGCGGAGTTCGACCCGCACCACAAGCAACTCGCCACCCGGCTGGCCGCCGGTGCCGGCGCGGCCGACATCGAGGCGGTGGAGGAGGGCTTCCTGCCGCAGTTCCGGCAGTCCAAGGACAAGTTCGTCAACCTCGCCGACCACGGCGCGGCGGACCTGAAGAGCCAGTGGCTGCCGTGGAAGTGGGAGCAGGGCGTCGCCGACGGCGGCGCGTTCGTGATGGGTCTCGGCACCGACATGGGCGGTCTCGCGCTGTGCTACCGCGCGGACCTCTTCAAGGCCGCCGGTCTGCCGACCGCCCGGGACGAGGTGTCCAAGCTCTACACGAGTTGGGACGACTACTTCGCCGTCGGTCAGCGGTTCGTGGCCTCCGGCAGCAAGGCAAAGTGGTTCGACAGCGCCGGCAACGTCTACAGCGCCATGATCAACCAGTTGCCGTACGGCTACTTCGACCCCAGCGACCAGTACGTCGGCGACACAAACCCGCAGATCAGGGACACCTTCGCCAAGGTCGCCACGGCGGCCAGCGGCAAGGGCATGTCGGCTCAGCTCGACCCGTTCAGCCAGCAGTGGAACGTCGGATTCAAGCAGGGCACGTTCGCCACCCTTCCGTGCCCGAGCTGGATGCTCGGCCTGATCAAGGACGGCTCCGGGCCTGCCAACGCCGGCAAGTGGGACATCGCCAAGGTGCCCGGCAGCGGCGGCAACTGGGGCGGATCATTCCTGACCGTACCGAAGCAGGGCAAGCACCCCAAGGAAGCCTACGAGCTGGCGAAGTTCCTCACCTCACCGGAGTCGGAGACCAAGATCTTCCAGAACGTCGGAAGTCTGCCCTCACAGCCCGGCCCGCTGAAAGACCCGGCGGTGCTCGACTTCCGCAACGAGTACTTCAACAACGCCCCGGTGGGCGAGATCTTCGCCCGCTCGGGTGAGACCCTGCGCCCCAACTACCGGGGCACCCGTGACGGCGACGTCCGGCCGGTCTTCGGACGCGCGTTGGCCCGCGTCGAGCAGGGCAAGCAGTCGCCCGACGCGGCCTGGCAGGCCGCGCTCGGTGAGGCCCGGAAGACCCTCGGCTGATCGGCTGTCGACCGCGGGTGGCACGGACATGTCCGTGCCACCCGCCCCGACGCGAACCCTCGGAGTTGACATGACCACCGACGTGAGCCTCCGCCGCGCCGCCCGGCACCGACCCGCGACCCCACCTCCTGCGGCCCGCCGCCGCACGCTGGCTGACATGCTGGACCGCCGGACGACCCCGTACCTGTTCATCGCGCCGTTCTTCGTCCTGTTCGGAGCCTTCGGACTGTTCCCCCTGCTCGCCACGTTCTGGATGTCGCTGCACGACTGGCACCTGATCAACGGCGACGGCGGCTGGACCGGCGTGCAGAACTACCGCACGCTCCTCGCCGACGGCGACTTCTGGAACGCGCTGTTCAACACCCTGAGCCTGTTCGTCATCTCCACCGTGCCGCAACTGCTGCTGGCCCTCGGCCTCGCGGCGGCGCTGAACACCACGCTGCGCGCTCGTACGTTCTGGCGGGCCGGGGTGCTGGTGCCCAACATCGTCTCGGTGGTCGCCGTGGCGCTGGTCTTCGCCCAGGTCTTCGGCAAGGACGCCGGCATCGCGAACTGGCTGCTCGGCTTCGTCGGGGTCGACCCGATCAACTGGCAGGCCGAGAAGTGGTCCGCGCACCTGGGCATCAGCATGATCGTCATCTGGCGCTGGACCGGCTACAACGCGCTGATCTACCTGGCCGCCATGCAGGCCGTGCCGGCCGACCTCTACGAGTCGGCCCGGCTCGACGGCGCCTCGGCCTGGTCGGCGTTCTGGCACGTCACGGTCCCGATGATCCGACCGACGATCCTGTTCACCACAGTGGTGTCGACAATCGGGGGATTGCAGTTGTTCGCCGAACCACTGCTCTTCGACGGCCAGGGTGAGCCCAACGGCGGCTCGGACCGCCAGTTCCAGACCGTGACCATGTACCTCTACGAAAAGGGCTTCACGCTCTTCGACGCCGGCTCCGCCTCCGCGGTCGCCTGGCTGCTGTTCCTACTCATCGCCGTGTTCGCGCTGGTGAACTTCCTCGCGGTCCGGCGCTCGGTGGCGAGCCGGTGAAGGGAAGACGACCATGGTGACCTCCACGCGTGTCGGTGCCGCGCCCCCTCTCGCGGCCCGGCCGGGCCGCTACTCGCGCGGCCGCCGGCCCGGGACATTGATCTACCTGTTCCTCGCCGCCGTGCTGGTGGCCTCGATGTTCCCGCTCTACTGGACCTTCGTGGTCGCCAGCAACGACAACAGCGTCATCGGCAACACGACCCCACCGCTGACACCCGGTGGGCACCTGCTGGACAACATCGCCCGGGTCTTCGACAGCTCCGACTTCGGGGTGGCGCTGACCAACTCGTTCCTGGTCGCCACCTCCGTCGCGGTGGGCAACGTCTTCTTCGCCTCACTCGCCGGCTTCGCGTTCGCCCGCCTGCGCTTCCGGGGCCGCAACGCCCTGCTCGTGCTGGTCATCTCCACCATGATGGTGCCGACCCAACTCGGCATCATCCCGCTCTACCTGCTGATGACCGAGTTGGGCTGGACCGGTCGGCTGCAGGCGCTCATCGTCCCCGCGCTGGTCTCCGCGTTCGGTGTCTTCTGGATGCGACAGGCGGTCGAGGAGACCGTGCCGGCGGAACTCGTCGAGGCGGCCCGAGTCGACGGGTGCAGCCTGATCCGGGTGTTCTGGCACGTCGCGCTTCCGGCGATCCGGCCCGCCGCCGCAGTGCTGGGCCTGTTCACCTTCATGACGGCGTGGAACGACTTCTTCTGGCCGCTGGTGGTGCTCAACCCGGAGAACCCGACCGTCCAGGTGGCGTTGTCGGTGCTGGCCAGCGGCTACTACACCGACTACGCCCTGATGCTCACCGGCGCCACGCTAGGCGTGCTTCCGGTGCTCGTGGTCTTCGTCCTTCTGGCCCGACAGATCGTCGGCGGAATCATGCAGGGAGCGGTCAAGGGATGACGGAACTGCTCGCGCCCGGACGGCCCGGCCCCGCCGGCGAGGACACGGCTCTGATCCGCAACCCGGTGCTGCCCGGCTTCCACCCCGATCCGTCGATCCTGCGGGTCGGCGACGACTACTACCTCGCCACCTCCACCTTCGAGTGGTATCCGGGGGTACGAGTGCACCACTCCCGGGACCTGGTGCACTGGCGCCCGCTCGGTGGTGTGCTGACCGATCGGCGTCTGCTGGACCTGACCGGATGTCCGGACTCGGGCGGGGTGTGGGCACCCTGCCTGTCCCACGTCGACGGCGAGTTCCACCTGGTGTTCACCGACGTCGACTCGTACACCGGCGGGTTCTGGGACACCCCCAACTTCGTCACCACCGCACCGTCGATCGACGGGCCCTGGTCCGACCCGGCGCCGTTGCACGCCCGCGGCTTCGACCCCTCGCTGTTCCACGACGACGACGGCCGCAGTTGGCTGCTGTCCAACGCCTGCGACTGGCGGCCGGGCCGGTCCTGGGCCGGCGGGATCATCGCGCAGGAGTACGACCGACGCCGGCGTGTCCTGGTCGGCGAGCCGATCATCCTCTTCGACGGCACTCCGGCCGGCTTCACCGAGGGGCCGCATCTGTATCGCCGAGGGGACTGGTACTACCTCATCACCGCGGAGGGCGGCACCGGTTGGGAGCACCAGGTGACCGTGGCCCGCTCCCGCACGCTGACCGGCCCATATGTCGCCGATCCCGATGGACCGATGCTCACCTCGACCCACCGCCCGGATCTGCCGCTGCAGAAGGCCGGCCACGGCAGTCTGGTCGCCGCCCCGAACGACCAGTGGTATCTCGCGCACCTCACCGCGCGCCCGCTCGGCCGCCGGGGCGCCTGTGTCCTCGGTCGGGAAACCGCGCTGCAGCGCGTCGACTGGACGGTGCACGGCTGGCCGCGCGTCGAGGGCGGCATACCGCACGAGCGGGTTCCCGGCCCCCGGCTACCAGCAAGGCCGTGGCGGGAGGCGCCGCAGACCGACGACTTCGACGCCGGTCGGCTCGACCCGGCCTGGAGCACCCTGCGCCGGCCGCCGTCGCCGGACTGGCTGTCGCTGACCGCACGCCCCGGTCACCTGCGGCTCGCGGGCGGCCAGTCGCCGTCATCACGGCATCGGGTGAGTCTGGTCGCCCGGCGGATCGAGCACCCACGCGCCACCTTCTCGGCGGTGGTCGACTTCATCCCCCGCTCGTACCAGCACCTGGCCGGGCTGGTCGCCTACTACAACACCCGCAACTGGTACTACGCCCACCTCACCTGCCAGGACGGCGTCGGCGTGGTGGCGGACGTGCTGACCTGCCGACGTGGACGGTTGCGCCGTCTCGGCCGGCCGGTGCCGGTGCACGGGCCGGTCGAGCTGCACGTCGCGCTGGACGGGCCGGCACTGCGCTTCGCCCAGGGCGCGCCGGGGGCGGCGCCGATCTGGTGGCCGGACGTGTTCGACGCGACGATCCTCTCCGACGAGCACGCGACCGAGATCGTCGACGGGGTGCCCGAGGTGTGGGGCTTCACGGGTGCCTTCTTCGGTCTGTGGGTTCAGGACCTGACCGGCGGCGACGCGTACGCCGACTTCGACCGGACGACGTACCGGGCGGCGCGGTAGCGCGTCGGACGCGGTGGGGGTGACCCGTGGCGCCGTGCTGGGTCATGTTTCGAAAACACTGGTTCGGACATCGACGAGCATTGCATCCTGTCGATCGAAGCGTTGCCCTGGCGTTCCAGCCAGAACATCCTCGCGCGGGCTCCGGTCCGCCCGCCACCGGGCGGCGGGCGGACCGGAGCCGGCCGGCGGCTGCGATCCGCCGGGAGCGCGTACCACCACCGGGAGACACCATGACCACACGACGACAAGAGTTGCCCGGCCACACTGGCCCCGCGCCCGCACGAGCCCGGCCCGTCGGTCCCACATCCACGAGCCCGGTCCCGCGACGGCTCACCGGACGACGCCGCCGAGGGTGGGGAGACGGACCGGTCGGTGCCCGCGCATCCCGACTCGTCGTGGTCGCCGTCCTGACCCTCGCCGGCGTCGTCGCCGCGCTCGCCGCACCCGGGGCCGCCCGCCCGGCCGCGGCGGCTGGCGGGACACCCGTCGACGGTCAGGCCGCCCTCTATCCACGCGCGGTACGGCTTGCCAGCTCCGGCGCCGCGAACGGGCGGGTGATCCTCACCGTCACGCAGTTCCCGGCCGGCGGACCGGTCGCGGGCATCTACGAGAGCACCACCGACGGTCCCTTCCGCCGCGTCGGCACGGTCACCGACCCGGAGGCTCGGCGGGGCCTGTGCTGCACCACGCTGTTCGAGCTGCCGCGACCGCTCGGCGGGCTGCCCGCTGGCACCTTGCTCTGGGCGGGCAGCGTCGGTCAGGACGGCGGGTCCGACCGGCGCATGTCGATCCGCGTCTGGGCGAGCAACGACGTGGGCCGCACCTGGCGCTACCTGTCCACCGTCGCCCAGTCGGGCAACGCCGGCGGGCTGTGGGAACCGGAGTTCTTCCTCGACGCGGCCGGCCGCCTTGTCGCGCACCTCGCCGACGAGAGCCAGCCCGGCCGAAGCCAGGTCCTCGTGCAGTCGATCAGCACCGACGGGCTCACCTGGTCAACGCGGTCGCCGATCGTGACCGGACCGCAGCCGGGGCACCGCCCCGGCATGCCCGCCGTCCGCCGGATGCCCAACGGCACCTACCTGCTGGCGTACGAGGTGTGCGGCTTCGGCGGCCAGTACGACTGCGCGGTGCGCTCCCGCACCTCCGTGGACGGAACGACCTGGGGCGACCCGGCCCGGCTCGACCCCGTGGTCCAGACCGCGGACGGGCGCTACCTGACCGCCACCCCCACGCTCGCCACCACCGCGACCGGCCGTGTGCTGCTCGTCGCGCAGCGGGTCCGTAACGCCGACGGCACCGAGGCCGCCCTCAACGGCCGAGCGCTGTTCGTCAACCTGGACAACGGTCGAGGCTCCTGGTATCCGGCACCCGCTCCGGTGGCGGTGCCCGGCGCGCGTCCCGGCGTCTGCCCCAACTACAGCCCCACTCTGGTGCCATCCGCCGACGGCTCCGCACTGTTGCAGGTCAGCACCGATGACGCTGCCGACGGCACCTGTCGCGCCTACTCGGCCTCCGCGCTGCTGCCGCCGAGTTCGGCGCGCCCCGGACGCTTCGTCGGCGGCGCCGGAAGCTGCGTCGACGTCGCGGGCGGCGGCGCGGCCAACGGCGCCGCGGTGCAACTGTGGCAGTGCAACGACGCACCGGTGCAGCGGTGGACCCTGCGACCCGACGGATCGGTCGGCGCCCAGGGACGGTGCCTGGACGTGCCCGGGGCAGCATCCGGGGCCGGCACCAGACTGCAGATCTGGGACTGCAACGGCTCACCGGCCCAGCAGTGGCTGCGCCGCGGCGACGCACTGGTCAACCCGAACTCCGGCCGGTGCCTCGACGCACCCGGCGGCGCGACCGCCAACGGCACCCGCCTGCAACTGTGGGACTGCAACGGTCTCGCGCCACAACGCTTCCCGTTCGTCGCGGCGGTGGATCACCCACCGCAACTGCGTCCCGGAAGCACCGTCTCCCTGCGCGTCACCACACCCGGGTTCACCGACCGCTACCTGCGCCATCGGAACTTCCTCTCGGTGACGTCGGTGCTCGACGCCGGCGCCGCCGAGCCCGACCGACGCGACGCGACGTTCCGCGTCCAGTCAGGGCTGGCGGACCCGACCTGCGTCTCCCTGGCGGCCGTCAACGTCTCCGGCGCCTACCTGCGGCACCGCGACTTCCGGGTACGGCTGGACAGCTTCACCGACACCGCGCTGTTCCGCGCCGACGCCACCTTCTGCCCGGAGAGCACCCCGGGCGGAGTCCGCCTCCGCTCACTCAACCTGACCGACCGCTACCTGCGGCACTACGACGCCACCGGATACATCGCCGAGCCCGCAGGCGGCAACGCCTTCGACAACCCCGCCCACTT is part of the Micromonospora sp. WMMD980 genome and encodes:
- a CDS encoding AbfB domain-containing protein; this encodes MVAVLTLAGVVAALAAPGAARPAAAAGGTPVDGQAALYPRAVRLASSGAANGRVILTVTQFPAGGPVAGIYESTTDGPFRRVGTVTDPEARRGLCCTTLFELPRPLGGLPAGTLLWAGSVGQDGGSDRRMSIRVWASNDVGRTWRYLSTVAQSGNAGGLWEPEFFLDAAGRLVAHLADESQPGRSQVLVQSISTDGLTWSTRSPIVTGPQPGHRPGMPAVRRMPNGTYLLAYEVCGFGGQYDCAVRSRTSVDGTTWGDPARLDPVVQTADGRYLTATPTLATTATGRVLLVAQRVRNADGTEAALNGRALFVNLDNGRGSWYPAPAPVAVPGARPGVCPNYSPTLVPSADGSALLQVSTDDAADGTCRAYSASALLPPSSARPGRFVGGAGSCVDVAGGGAANGAAVQLWQCNDAPVQRWTLRPDGSVGAQGRCLDVPGAASGAGTRLQIWDCNGSPAQQWLRRGDALVNPNSGRCLDAPGGATANGTRLQLWDCNGLAPQRFPFVAAVDHPPQLRPGSTVSLRVTTPGFTDRYLRHRNFLSVTSVLDAGAAEPDRRDATFRVQSGLADPTCVSLAAVNVSGAYLRHRDFRVRLDSFTDTALFRADATFCPESTPGGVRLRSLNLTDRYLRHYDATGYIAEPAGGNAFDNPAHFDDDTVWQPTAPLAP
- a CDS encoding carbohydrate ABC transporter permease, whose product is MFPLYWTFVVASNDNSVIGNTTPPLTPGGHLLDNIARVFDSSDFGVALTNSFLVATSVAVGNVFFASLAGFAFARLRFRGRNALLVLVISTMMVPTQLGIIPLYLLMTELGWTGRLQALIVPALVSAFGVFWMRQAVEETVPAELVEAARVDGCSLIRVFWHVALPAIRPAAAVLGLFTFMTAWNDFFWPLVVLNPENPTVQVALSVLASGYYTDYALMLTGATLGVLPVLVVFVLLARQIVGGIMQGAVKG
- a CDS encoding glycoside hydrolase family 43 protein; translation: MTELLAPGRPGPAGEDTALIRNPVLPGFHPDPSILRVGDDYYLATSTFEWYPGVRVHHSRDLVHWRPLGGVLTDRRLLDLTGCPDSGGVWAPCLSHVDGEFHLVFTDVDSYTGGFWDTPNFVTTAPSIDGPWSDPAPLHARGFDPSLFHDDDGRSWLLSNACDWRPGRSWAGGIIAQEYDRRRRVLVGEPIILFDGTPAGFTEGPHLYRRGDWYYLITAEGGTGWEHQVTVARSRTLTGPYVADPDGPMLTSTHRPDLPLQKAGHGSLVAAPNDQWYLAHLTARPLGRRGACVLGRETALQRVDWTVHGWPRVEGGIPHERVPGPRLPARPWREAPQTDDFDAGRLDPAWSTLRRPPSPDWLSLTARPGHLRLAGGQSPSSRHRVSLVARRIEHPRATFSAVVDFIPRSYQHLAGLVAYYNTRNWYYAHLTCQDGVGVVADVLTCRRGRLRRLGRPVPVHGPVELHVALDGPALRFAQGAPGAAPIWWPDVFDATILSDEHATEIVDGVPEVWGFTGAFFGLWVQDLTGGDAYADFDRTTYRAAR